A part of Bacillota bacterium LX-D genomic DNA contains:
- a CDS encoding spore coat protein, whose product MQVKLSQKEKMLLEDQKTHEEICIKKYNDYSNKASDPQLKQLFSNLAQQEEQHLNSINQILSGQTPQMSQQQSSQQQSQGQQMQQGMQNQMQQKQTRQFSMLSNQQSNQTQMSNNEDAFLCNDMLNTEKYISGSYDTTIFECQDSNVRQVLNHIQKEEQQHGEELFNYMTSHGMYQIQ is encoded by the coding sequence ATGCAAGTTAAATTAAGTCAAAAAGAGAAAATGCTGCTTGAAGATCAAAAAACCCATGAGGAAATCTGTATCAAAAAATATAATGATTACTCTAATAAAGCTAGTGACCCCCAGCTAAAACAACTTTTCAGCAACCTTGCTCAACAAGAAGAGCAACACTTAAACTCAATTAATCAAATTTTAAGTGGTCAAACCCCTCAAATGTCACAACAGCAGAGTTCTCAGCAACAAAGTCAGGGACAGCAGATGCAGCAAGGAATGCAAAATCAAATGCAACAAAAACAAACACGACAGTTTAGTATGTTGTCTAATCAACAAAGCAACCAAACGCAAATGTCTAACAACGAAGATGCCTTCTTATGTAACGACATGCTTAACACAGAAAAGTATATTTCAGGATCTTATGACACTACTATTTTTGAATGTCAAGATTCCAATGTACGTCAGGTTTTAAATCATATTCAAAAAGAAGAACAGCAGCATGGCGAAGAACTATTTAATTACATGACTAGCCACGGTATGTATCAAATTCAATAA
- a CDS encoding small, acid-soluble spore protein, alpha/beta type — MRERDDLKDIKPSKKKGKKYDPLESLKLEIAEELGLLEKVKAEGWSGLSAKESGKIGGLMNKRIRLGN; from the coding sequence ATGAGAGAAAGAGACGATCTAAAAGATATTAAACCATCAAAAAAGAAGGGTAAAAAATATGATCCTCTAGAAAGCTTAAAACTTGAAATTGCTGAAGAATTAGGGCTTTTAGAAAAGGTCAAAGCAGAAGGCTGGTCCGGTTTAAGTGCCAAGGAAAGTGGTAAAATTGGCGGTTTAATGAATAAAAGGATACGTTTAGGCAATTAA